The Pangasianodon hypophthalmus isolate fPanHyp1 chromosome 23, fPanHyp1.pri, whole genome shotgun sequence genome includes the window GCATTTCAATGTGTTGCCAGTCAATTCTGTCACGTCTCAAATGTCTCAAATGGCACCCTAAGTCCTGTGGTCCTCCTCCAATACTTTGGTGACGTAGTGAAAGTATGAACTTTGGTGCATGAGGGTGTAAAGCAAGCATTAAGGAACAGTCCAAATAACTTCATGCCAGTCCAGGATGTTTCCATTTGGTACACTGATGTGGCTTTGGAGGGAACACTGAAGAGGGACTGTACTTAAAATGTACCActttattttagaaaacagtGCATTTCAACCTCCGGCATGGTGATTTACTAATGAGATGAATAGCCTCTGGCATTAGTCTCATTTGTAATCAGTTAACAGTTGATCAGTGATTTTGCACTTTGAATTCTTAAacatattcacatacacacGAATCTCTGACTTCACAATGATTAATAGATTTTCCCGTTTCACTGTTTTCTTGTTGCAGGGCCTGATTTAGCCAGAGGGTGTGTATTTGGTATAGATCTGCTCCACATTGCCCCTTTGCAAGGTGCCCACTTCCTGTCCAACCGCGATATCACCAGTCCTGCTACTCACGCCGAGCTGCAGGAGCTCCTTCCTCAAGCTTACGCTGATGTCATCCTCAGTGACATGGCACCCAACGCCACTGGGCTTAGAGAGCTGGACCACGAGAGACTCGTGTGCATGTGTCTTTCACTGCTAGAGCTGGCCGAGAAGTTGCTGCGGCCTGGAGGCTCGTTGCTGTGTAAGTTCTGGGATGGAGCGCTCACACATAAGCTCCGGGAAGGTCTTACCCAAACTTTTCAAGATGTGAAGACCGTGAAGCCCAAAGCAAGCAGGAAAGAGTCGGCTGAGTTATATTTCCTAGCTAGAACATTCCGGAAAACGTAGTATCGCTCTTCATGGACCTAGATTATCGACAGGATTTTTCAAAGGTTATTTCTGAAGCATCATGTATCagggataattttttttttgttgttgttgttttgttttgttttttacagtgGGCAGTTTCAAATATATGAAAGTTATTGCATAACCACAGACGCCTTCATTACTTGGTTCTGAATATACAGCATGTCTGCAAAACTGTTTATTACATCTGTTTATGTTTGTTCGTGGGCTGTCTTTGGCAGAATTAATacagagaaataataaatataaaataatcattaaaaacacacagcaaaaggTTGGTTGGTTGTTTCATGTGCTGCATGCAGCATCACTTCTGGTGCAAAATAGCCTTAATCTGCAAACCCAAAACCTCTGACTGGCATCCTTTGTAGTTTAAGACCTTAAATGGATTACTAAATGTTATTGgaaatgttttatctgttttctGCCCATACCCTCTTCCCCCAAAAAGATTAATATCTGACCGCCTACTCCAACCTGCATGAGAGCtgaaacaatacaatacaatacagtggCCAAGATTCTATTATTCTTCTGCCAACATGCTGCTTGTTGGTTTCGAGAGCCATATTTTTCCCCTCTGTTGTACACCCAGAATGTGAATTTACCTCAATCTGTTTGAGGCCAGGTTGGACT containing:
- the mrm2 gene encoding rRNA methyltransferase 2, mitochondrial translates to MWKCLYLQICRIHSSSLLLKGKSGAAKRWMMRHMNDPFVKAAQLQHFRCRSAFKLLEIDEKYRLLKPGLSVIDCGAAPGAWSQVAVQRVNSTGERPDLARGCVFGIDLLHIAPLQGAHFLSNRDITSPATHAELQELLPQAYADVILSDMAPNATGLRELDHERLVCMCLSLLELAEKLLRPGGSLLCKFWDGALTHKLREGLTQTFQDVKTVKPKASRKESAELYFLARTFRKT